One Aphidius gifuensis isolate YNYX2018 linkage group LG3, ASM1490517v1, whole genome shotgun sequence DNA window includes the following coding sequences:
- the LOC122851229 gene encoding ATPase family AAA domain-containing protein 2-like codes for MSGLKDFSCIGGLENHIKIVKEMVLFPLMYGEVYAKFNLRPPRGLLFYGPPGTGKTLVASALAVECSNSERKVSFISRKGSDCLSKYVGESEKKLQRIFQTAQQTKPCIIFFDEVDGLAPVRTSRQDFVHASIVSTLLALMDGLDNNSEIIVIGATNRLDAIDPALRRPGRFDRELYFPLPCYAARKDILSVHVRSWKQKPPQKFLAYLAAKTVGYGGSDLQALCAESVMCCVRRHYPQIYTSKNKYHINERALKIEKQDFIKAQENIVPASHRVTIIPVKSLSTKVYPLLQDRLFSILTRLQGICPEGMLNTENSINELSSRSSNCPRILLYGDDDCHTRHLAPALLHNLEHLPCHVLDVTTLFEETGRAAEETIIQKVKTARHTLPSLLYVPDILAWWDLVGVAARAVFTSLMKGLDRSVHMLLLTTIKCDIDNIPQELIELFDEHQGEIYEVSSPNATERLSYFQQLFCKNSHLNNKPDNISNRSSYVDFIQVMAPRKNKNEQQKQHKEVEKVDAPVTRRTRLRTKLSVVNSSVSTTDTRINGKREHSESGEGVTSKRQRVTGNFSGNLNSLENINESQIQNILDRVVNYTEDWPSQQLEALYASLELTIEKKYDDKFTSIIDCIENFHKYKDLHDNSVFKNNNE; via the exons ATGTCGGGTTTAAAGGATTTTTCTTGTATTGGGGGATTGgaaaatcatattaaaattgtcaaaGAAATGGTGCTTTTTCCATTAATGTATGGTGAAGTTTATGCGAAATTTAATTTGCGACCACCTAGAGGACTTTTATTTTACGGTCCACCTG GAACTGGAAAAACTCTCGTTGCAAGTGCACTTGCTGTTGAATGCAGTAATTCAGAAAGAAAAGTATCATTTATATCAAGAAAAGGATCAGATTGTTTGAGTAAATACGTTGgtgaaagtgaaaaaaaattacaaagaatATTTCAAACAGCACAACAAACAAAAccttgtataatattttttgatgaagtTGATGGATTAGCACCAGTACGTACAAGTCGTCAAGATTTTGTTCATGCTAGTATTGTATCAACATTACTTGCACTGATGGATGgtcttgataataattcagaAATTATTGTCATTGGTGCGACAAATAGACTTGATGCTATTGATCCAGCTCTACGTAGACCAGGTCGTTTTGATCGTGAACTTTATTTTCCACTGCCTTGTTATGCTGCTAGAAAAGATATTCTTTCT GTTCATGTGAGAAGTTGGAAACAAAAACCAcctcaaaaatttttagcatATTTAGCAGCAAAAACAGTTGGATATGGTGGTAGTGATTTGCAAGCACTTTGTGCTGAATCTGTAATGTGTTGTGTTAGAAGACATTATCCTCAAATATATAcgtcgaaaaataaatatcatatcaATGAAAGAGCATTAAAG aTTGAAAAACAAGATTTTATAAAAGCACAAGAAAATATTGTTCCAGCATCTCACAGAGTAACAATCATTCCAGTCAAAAGTTTATCAACAAAAGTTTATCCATTATTACAAGATCGTTTGTTCTCAATTTTGACGAGATTACAGGGTATTTGTCCAGAAGGAATGCTCAATACTGAAAACtc GATCAATGAATTGTCATCAAGATCGTCAAACTGTCCTCGTATTTTATTGTACGGTGATGATGATTGTCATACCCGTCATTTAGCTCCAGCATTACTTCACAATTTGGAACATCTTCCTTGTCATGTGTTGGACGTGACGACTCTTTTTGAAGAGACAGGAAGGGCTGCAGAGGAAACAATTATCCAG aaagtTAAAACGGCGAGACATACATTACCATCGTTACTTTACGTACCTGATATACTTGCATGGTGGGATTTAGTTGGGGTTGCAGCACGTGCTGTATTTACATCACTCATGAAGGGTCTTGATCGATCTGTTCATATGCTTCTTTTGACCACAATCAAATGCGACATTGATAATATACCTCAAGAA ctcaTTGAATTGTTTGATGAACATCAGGGTGAAATTTATGAAGTATCATCACCAAATGCAACTGAAAGATTGTCATATTTTCAACagctattttgtaaaaatagccatttgaataataaaccAGATAATATATCAAACAGATCATCTTATG ttgattttattcaagtaATGGCAccgagaaaaaataaaaatgaacaacAAAAACAGCATAAAGAAGTTGAAAAAGTTGATGCACCAGTTACAAGAAGAACAAGGCTGAGAACAAAATTGAGTGTTGTTAATTCATCAGTGTCAACGACTGatacaa GAATTAATGGAAAACGCGAACACAGTGAATCAGGTGAGGGTGTGACATCAAAGAGACAACGTGTCACTGGCAATTTTAgtggtaatttaaattcattggaaaatataaatgaatcacaaatacaaaatatacttGATAGAGTTGTTAATTATACTGAAGATTGGCCAAGTCAACAATTAGAAGCACTATATGCTAGTCttgaattaacaattgaaaaaaaatatgatgataaatttacatcaattattgattgcattgaaaattttcataaatataaagatttacatgataattcagtatttaaaaataataatgaatag
- the LOC122851230 gene encoding ATPase family AAA domain-containing protein 2-like isoform X1 — translation MSDDNAEMESMDSDEDIFSPRNRRLSGRSSRRPLRPGVRRSTRNRMQTYDNLNTSWILGTQTLKGYPMFQQHASSSDKEVDDPPERPTKNLRERMPLRSRENHPPNNKTNRHIRDHDSIAVRELRDRTDHDERSTDKETKDKREIHDCQEQPPQLEPQQQQPQQQQRRNSNNSSQPDKELKEIKTRSKSEASQNDDNSKELRARKSDSPNRLREGPVTRYSGMLDKPVKLKNQKINNQDGDDDSNVDDDDDNKQEDNKNENSDDDDGEGEGGGGGGFEDMYSRIKRTRRKSQRQIERSSNNKKLTEESDLSESSDIPKRRTKYSLRQKKPIVDRFQSSNEPRPIRVFRSVLTNSMRRRKHRSKSTSSSDSSDSEPQRYDKKKNKKTRQTTIPQGGGGGSCTTDKKADICPLTVDTNIRFNDVGGLESHIDCLKEMVVFPMMYPHVFDRFHITPPKGVLFHGPPGTGKTLIARALANECSQGTKKVSFFMRKGADCLSKWVGESERQLRLLFEQAQQMKPSIIFFDEIDGLAPVRSTKQDQIHASIVSTLLALMDGLSDRGEVIVIGATNRIDAIDPALRRPGRFDRELFFPLPAMKERLEILKIHVNKWITAPSDELLETLAEKTTGYCGSDLRALCTEAVLQGLRRTYPQIYLTTNRLLLDPERVEVKKKDFMEASTILVPSSHRIAPSVSRKLQPFLLPLLGQALDDLVCAVKAIFPQGIKPSLAKIKVAKGIHRPRMLVTGDELSHRQGSRLAQALLYKMEHVPVQTLDVSTLFAESARSPEETCVQVFNEASRNVPSIIYIRSIDQWWPLVPETVKAVFMCRIAALDPCLPILVLATSDVAYNELAPKVKNLFNELRGEVYTMKNPNIQQRLEFFKPIFMIQSLSSPLIKDDKVQPLEELPLAPDPSPKKLTVEEVKKLRDKEEISLRELRIFLREICAKLARNRQFFMFTKPVDTEEVPDYNTIIKQPMDLETMMTKIDMHCYLCARDFLDDIDLICRNALEYNPDRLRDRPSLGILKRDPADKLIRHRACSLRDNAYALIKAELDSDFEDKCREISKNRNVVVNNNNDNDDEDAGDKMKAENDDDKSMNNKKDSPLPSGSVVMNGKRLPSSRKRKIPAWARGYVKKITKKKKILFDDNVNEIVEKSLSEKSLTSSNSGRIDSDKCQEFDASCDVVNGDATPIIDHSEISDNETINDTSTIKDDQMIVDKIEVANDDKSINENIDTTIIDTKIDNSTDKPLNCSNSVDKIINSEINIKKIDNVNSNTSSRRESCDELMISVDVDTSSNKLSNGNVVSNDNVVIIDEVELDNLWKHAVDVTMNSSVDVLCDIYVQLSRCVAKYEQTFDRKTLPKDLLKELQRFEEEDTSILSEIQSPVA, via the exons ATGTCTGATGATAATGCTGAAATGGAGTCAATGGATTCAGATGAAGATATTTTTAGTCCACGTAATCGTAGATTAAGTGGAAGATCAAGTCGTCGACCATTACGTCCAGGTGTTAGAAGAAGCACAAGAAATAGAATGCAAacttatgataatttaaatactagTTGGATTTTgg gaaCACAAACATTAAAAGGATATCCAATGTTTCAACAACAtgcatcatcatcagataAAGAAGTTGATGATCCACCAGAACgtccaacaaaaaatttacgtGAACGTATGCCATTACGTTCACGTGAAAATCATCCAccaaacaataaaacaaatcgTCATATACGTGATCATGATAGTATTGCTGTACGTGAATTACGTGATCGTACTGATCATGATGAACGTAGTACAGATAAAGAAACCAAAGATAAACGTGAAATACATGATTGTCAGGAACAACCACCACAACTAGAACCacagcaacaacaaccacaacaGCAGCAAAGacgtaatagtaataatagttCACAACCAGATaaagaattaaaagaaataaaaacacGTAGTAAATCAGAAGCATcacaaaatgatgataatagtaaAGAGTTACGTGCACGTAAATCAGACAGTCCAAATCGTTTACGTGAAGGACCTGTAACAAGATACAGTGGTATGCTTGATAAaccagttaaattaaaaaatcaaaaaataaataatcaagatggtgatgatgacagtaatgttgatgatgatgatgataataaacaagaagataataaaaatgaaaattcagatgatgatgatggtgaaggtgaaggtggtggaggtggtggctTTGAAGACATGTATTCACGTATAAAACGTACTCGACGTAAATCACAACGTCAAATTGAACgtagtagtaataataaaaaattaacagaagAAAGTGATTTATCTGAATCATCAGATATACCAAAACGTCGTACAAAATATAGTTTACGTCAAAAAAAGCCAATTGTTGATAGATTTCAATCGAGCAATGAGCCAAGACCAATACGTGTATTTCGTAGTGTATTAACAAATTCAATGAGACGTCGTAAACATAGAAGTAAAAGTACAAGTTCAAGTGATTCAAGTGATTCAGAACCACAAcgttatgataaaaaaaaaaataaaaaaacacgtCAAACAACAATACCAcaaggtggtggtggtggtagttgTACAACAGATAAAAAAGCAGATATATGTCCATTAACTGTTGATACAAATATACGTTTTAATGATGTTGGTGGTTTAGAATCacatattgattgtttaaaagAAATGGTTGTATTTCCAATGATGTATCCTCATGTATTTGATAGATTTCATATAACACCACCAAAAGGTGTGCTATTTCATGGACCACCTGGTACTGGTAAAACATTAATTGCACGTGCATTAGCAAATGAATGTTCACAAGGTACTAAAAAAGTATCATTTTTCATGCGTAAAGGTGCTGATTGTTTATCAAAATGGGTTGGTGAATCAGAGCGTCAATTACGTTTGTTATTTGAACAGGCACAACAAATGAAaccatcaataatattttttgatgaaattgatggtTTAGCACCAGTACGTAGTACAAAACAAGATCAAATACATGCAAGTATTGTATCAACTCTACTAGCACTTATGGATGGTTTAAGTGATCGTGGTGAAGTTATTGTTATTGGTGCAACAAATAGAATTGATGCTATTGATCCAGCATTACGTAGACCAGGTAGATTTGAtagagaattattttttcctttaccAGCAATGAAAGAAAgacttgaaatattaaaaattcatgttaATAAATGGATAACAGCACCAAGTGATGAATTATTAGAAACATTAGCTGAAAAAACAACTGGTTATTGTGGTTCTGATTTACGTGCATTATGTACTGAAGCTGTGCTACAAGGTTTACGTAGAACTTAtccacaaatatatttaacaacaaatagaTTATTACTAGATCCAGAAAGAgttgaagttaaaaaaaaagattttatggAAGCAAGTACAATATTAGTACCATCAAGTCATAGAATAGCACCAAGTGTTAGTAGAAAATTACAGCCATTTTTATTGCCATTATTGGGACAAGCATTGGATGATCTTGTTTGTGCTGTTAAAGCAATATTTCCACAGGGTATTAAACCATCACTTGCTAAAATTAAAGTTGCTAAAGGTATACATAGACCAAGAATGCTTGTAACTGGTGATGAGCTATCACATCGTCAAGGCTCAAGACTTGCACAagcattattatataaaatggaACATGTACCAGTACAAACACTTGATGTTAGTACATTATTTGCTGAAAGTGCTAGATCACCAGAAGAAACTTGTGTTCAAGTATTTAATGAAGCATCAAGAAATGTACCATCAATAATTTACATACGTTCAATTGATCAATGGTGGCCACTTGTTCCTGAAACAGTTAAAGCTGTATTTATGTGTAGAATTGCAGCACTTGATCCATGCTTACCAATACTTGTACTTGCAACAAGTGATGTTGCATACAATGAACTTGCaccaaaagttaaaaatttatttaatgaattacgTGGTGAAGtttatacaatgaaaaatccaaatatacaacaaagattagaattttttaaaccaaTATTTATGATACAAAGTTTAAGTTCACCACTTATTAAAGATGATAAAGTACAACCACTTGAAGAGCTACCACTTGCACCTGATCCATCacctaaaaaattaactgttgaagaagttaaaaaattaagagacAAAGAAGAAATATCATTGAGAGAattgagaatatttttaagagAAATATGTGCCAAATTAGCAAGAAATAGACA attttttatgtttacaaAGCCAGTTGATACTGAAGAAGTGCCAgattataatacaattattaaacagCCAATGGATCTTGAAACAATGATGACTAAAATTGACATGCATTGTTATTTATGTGCTCGTGATTTTCTTGATGACATTGATCTCATTTGTAGAAATGCCCTCGAATATAATCCTGATCG CTTGCGCGATAGGCCCTCCCTTGGAATATTGAAGAG AGATCCAGCAGATAAATTAATCCGTCATCGTGCTTGTTCACTTCGTGATAATGCATACGCCCTTATAAAAGCAGAGCTGGACTCGGATTTTGAGGATAAATGTcgtgaaatatcaaaaaatcgTAACGtagttgttaataataacaatgacaaCGATGATGAAGACGCCGGTGATAAAATGAAAgctgaaaatgatgatgataaatcaatgaataataaaaaggaTAGTCCATTACCAAGTGGTTCTGTTGTCATGAATGGTAAAAGATTACCAAGTTcacgtaaaagaaaaataccaGCATGGGCACGTggttatgttaaaaaaataactaaaaaaaagaaaatattattcgaTGATAATGTCAatgaaattgttgaaaaatcattatcagAAAAATCGTTGACATCTAGCAATAGTGGACGTATTGATTCTGATAAATGTCAAGAATTTGATGCAAGCTGTGATGTTGTAAATGGTGATGCAACACCAATCATTGATCATTCAGAAATATCAGataatgaaacaataaatgaCACGAGTACAATAAAAGATGATCAAATGATTGTAGATAAAATTGAAGTAgctaatgatgataaatcaatcaatgaaaatattgatacaactattattgatacaaaaattgataatagcACTGATAAACCATTGAATTGTAGTAAttctgttgataaaataataaattctgaaataaatattaaaaaaattgataatgttaATTCAAATACATCATCAAGACGTGAAAGTTGTGATGAATTAATGATTTCTGTTGATGTTGATACTAGtagtaataaattatcaaatggtaATGTTGTATCAAATGataatgttgttattattgatgaagttgaacttgataatttatggAAACATGCTGTTGATGTTACTATGAATTCATCTGTTGATGTACTCTGCGATATTTATGTACAGCTTAGCCGATGTGTTGCTAAATATGAACAAACTTTCGACAGAAAAACACTGCCAAAG gatTTGCTCAAAGAACTACAGAGATTCGAGGAAGAGGATACTTCGATTCTATCAGAGATTCAATCTCCTGTCGCCTAA
- the LOC122851230 gene encoding ATPase family AAA domain-containing protein 2-like isoform X2 — MSDDNAEMESMDSDEDIFSPRNRRLSGRSSRRPLRPGVRRSTRNRMQTYDNLNTSWILGTQTLKGYPMFQQHASSSDKEVDDPPERPTKNLRERMPLRSRENHPPNNKTNRHIRDHDSIAVRELRDRTDHDERSTDKETKDKREIHDCQEQPPQLEPQQQQPQQQQRRNSNNSSQPDKELKEIKTRSKSEASQNDDNSKELRARKSDSPNRLREGPVTRYSGMLDKPVKLKNQKINNQDGDDDSNVDDDDDNKQEDNKNENSDDDDGEGEGGGGGGFEDMYSRIKRTRRKSQRQIERSSNNKKLTEESDLSESSDIPKRRTKYSLRQKKPIVDRFQSSNEPRPIRVFRSVLTNSMRRRKHRSKSTSSSDSSDSEPQRYDKKKNKKTRQTTIPQGGGGGSCTTDKKADICPLTVDTNIRFNDVGGLESHIDCLKEMVVFPMMYPHVFDRFHITPPKGVLFHGPPGTGKTLIARALANECSQGTKKVSFFMRKGADCLSKWVGESERQLRLLFEQAQQMKPSIIFFDEIDGLAPVRSTKQDQIHASIVSTLLALMDGLSDRGEVIVIGATNRIDAIDPALRRPGRFDRELFFPLPAMKERLEILKIHVNKWITAPSDELLETLAEKTTGYCGSDLRALCTEAVLQGLRRTYPQIYLTTNRLLLDPERVEVKKKDFMEASTILVPSSHRIAPSVSRKLQPFLLPLLGQALDDLVCAVKAIFPQGIKPSLAKIKVAKGIHRPRMLVTGDELSHRQGSRLAQALLYKMEHVPVQTLDVSTLFAESARSPEETCVQVFNEASRNVPSIIYIRSIDQWWPLVPETVKAVFMCRIAALDPCLPILVLATSDVAYNELAPKVKNLFNELRGEVYTMKNPNIQQRLEFFKPIFMIQSLSSPLIKDDKVQPLEELPLAPDPSPKKLTVEEVKKLRDKEEISLRELRIFLREICAKLARNRQFFMFTKPVDTEEVPDYNTIIKQPMDLETMMTKIDMHCYLCARDFLDDIDLICRNALEYNPDRDPADKLIRHRACSLRDNAYALIKAELDSDFEDKCREISKNRNVVVNNNNDNDDEDAGDKMKAENDDDKSMNNKKDSPLPSGSVVMNGKRLPSSRKRKIPAWARGYVKKITKKKKILFDDNVNEIVEKSLSEKSLTSSNSGRIDSDKCQEFDASCDVVNGDATPIIDHSEISDNETINDTSTIKDDQMIVDKIEVANDDKSINENIDTTIIDTKIDNSTDKPLNCSNSVDKIINSEINIKKIDNVNSNTSSRRESCDELMISVDVDTSSNKLSNGNVVSNDNVVIIDEVELDNLWKHAVDVTMNSSVDVLCDIYVQLSRCVAKYEQTFDRKTLPKDLLKELQRFEEEDTSILSEIQSPVA; from the exons ATGTCTGATGATAATGCTGAAATGGAGTCAATGGATTCAGATGAAGATATTTTTAGTCCACGTAATCGTAGATTAAGTGGAAGATCAAGTCGTCGACCATTACGTCCAGGTGTTAGAAGAAGCACAAGAAATAGAATGCAAacttatgataatttaaatactagTTGGATTTTgg gaaCACAAACATTAAAAGGATATCCAATGTTTCAACAACAtgcatcatcatcagataAAGAAGTTGATGATCCACCAGAACgtccaacaaaaaatttacgtGAACGTATGCCATTACGTTCACGTGAAAATCATCCAccaaacaataaaacaaatcgTCATATACGTGATCATGATAGTATTGCTGTACGTGAATTACGTGATCGTACTGATCATGATGAACGTAGTACAGATAAAGAAACCAAAGATAAACGTGAAATACATGATTGTCAGGAACAACCACCACAACTAGAACCacagcaacaacaaccacaacaGCAGCAAAGacgtaatagtaataatagttCACAACCAGATaaagaattaaaagaaataaaaacacGTAGTAAATCAGAAGCATcacaaaatgatgataatagtaaAGAGTTACGTGCACGTAAATCAGACAGTCCAAATCGTTTACGTGAAGGACCTGTAACAAGATACAGTGGTATGCTTGATAAaccagttaaattaaaaaatcaaaaaataaataatcaagatggtgatgatgacagtaatgttgatgatgatgatgataataaacaagaagataataaaaatgaaaattcagatgatgatgatggtgaaggtgaaggtggtggaggtggtggctTTGAAGACATGTATTCACGTATAAAACGTACTCGACGTAAATCACAACGTCAAATTGAACgtagtagtaataataaaaaattaacagaagAAAGTGATTTATCTGAATCATCAGATATACCAAAACGTCGTACAAAATATAGTTTACGTCAAAAAAAGCCAATTGTTGATAGATTTCAATCGAGCAATGAGCCAAGACCAATACGTGTATTTCGTAGTGTATTAACAAATTCAATGAGACGTCGTAAACATAGAAGTAAAAGTACAAGTTCAAGTGATTCAAGTGATTCAGAACCACAAcgttatgataaaaaaaaaaataaaaaaacacgtCAAACAACAATACCAcaaggtggtggtggtggtagttgTACAACAGATAAAAAAGCAGATATATGTCCATTAACTGTTGATACAAATATACGTTTTAATGATGTTGGTGGTTTAGAATCacatattgattgtttaaaagAAATGGTTGTATTTCCAATGATGTATCCTCATGTATTTGATAGATTTCATATAACACCACCAAAAGGTGTGCTATTTCATGGACCACCTGGTACTGGTAAAACATTAATTGCACGTGCATTAGCAAATGAATGTTCACAAGGTACTAAAAAAGTATCATTTTTCATGCGTAAAGGTGCTGATTGTTTATCAAAATGGGTTGGTGAATCAGAGCGTCAATTACGTTTGTTATTTGAACAGGCACAACAAATGAAaccatcaataatattttttgatgaaattgatggtTTAGCACCAGTACGTAGTACAAAACAAGATCAAATACATGCAAGTATTGTATCAACTCTACTAGCACTTATGGATGGTTTAAGTGATCGTGGTGAAGTTATTGTTATTGGTGCAACAAATAGAATTGATGCTATTGATCCAGCATTACGTAGACCAGGTAGATTTGAtagagaattattttttcctttaccAGCAATGAAAGAAAgacttgaaatattaaaaattcatgttaATAAATGGATAACAGCACCAAGTGATGAATTATTAGAAACATTAGCTGAAAAAACAACTGGTTATTGTGGTTCTGATTTACGTGCATTATGTACTGAAGCTGTGCTACAAGGTTTACGTAGAACTTAtccacaaatatatttaacaacaaatagaTTATTACTAGATCCAGAAAGAgttgaagttaaaaaaaaagattttatggAAGCAAGTACAATATTAGTACCATCAAGTCATAGAATAGCACCAAGTGTTAGTAGAAAATTACAGCCATTTTTATTGCCATTATTGGGACAAGCATTGGATGATCTTGTTTGTGCTGTTAAAGCAATATTTCCACAGGGTATTAAACCATCACTTGCTAAAATTAAAGTTGCTAAAGGTATACATAGACCAAGAATGCTTGTAACTGGTGATGAGCTATCACATCGTCAAGGCTCAAGACTTGCACAagcattattatataaaatggaACATGTACCAGTACAAACACTTGATGTTAGTACATTATTTGCTGAAAGTGCTAGATCACCAGAAGAAACTTGTGTTCAAGTATTTAATGAAGCATCAAGAAATGTACCATCAATAATTTACATACGTTCAATTGATCAATGGTGGCCACTTGTTCCTGAAACAGTTAAAGCTGTATTTATGTGTAGAATTGCAGCACTTGATCCATGCTTACCAATACTTGTACTTGCAACAAGTGATGTTGCATACAATGAACTTGCaccaaaagttaaaaatttatttaatgaattacgTGGTGAAGtttatacaatgaaaaatccaaatatacaacaaagattagaattttttaaaccaaTATTTATGATACAAAGTTTAAGTTCACCACTTATTAAAGATGATAAAGTACAACCACTTGAAGAGCTACCACTTGCACCTGATCCATCacctaaaaaattaactgttgaagaagttaaaaaattaagagacAAAGAAGAAATATCATTGAGAGAattgagaatatttttaagagAAATATGTGCCAAATTAGCAAGAAATAGACA attttttatgtttacaaAGCCAGTTGATACTGAAGAAGTGCCAgattataatacaattattaaacagCCAATGGATCTTGAAACAATGATGACTAAAATTGACATGCATTGTTATTTATGTGCTCGTGATTTTCTTGATGACATTGATCTCATTTGTAGAAATGCCCTCGAATATAATCCTGATCG AGATCCAGCAGATAAATTAATCCGTCATCGTGCTTGTTCACTTCGTGATAATGCATACGCCCTTATAAAAGCAGAGCTGGACTCGGATTTTGAGGATAAATGTcgtgaaatatcaaaaaatcgTAACGtagttgttaataataacaatgacaaCGATGATGAAGACGCCGGTGATAAAATGAAAgctgaaaatgatgatgataaatcaatgaataataaaaaggaTAGTCCATTACCAAGTGGTTCTGTTGTCATGAATGGTAAAAGATTACCAAGTTcacgtaaaagaaaaataccaGCATGGGCACGTggttatgttaaaaaaataactaaaaaaaagaaaatattattcgaTGATAATGTCAatgaaattgttgaaaaatcattatcagAAAAATCGTTGACATCTAGCAATAGTGGACGTATTGATTCTGATAAATGTCAAGAATTTGATGCAAGCTGTGATGTTGTAAATGGTGATGCAACACCAATCATTGATCATTCAGAAATATCAGataatgaaacaataaatgaCACGAGTACAATAAAAGATGATCAAATGATTGTAGATAAAATTGAAGTAgctaatgatgataaatcaatcaatgaaaatattgatacaactattattgatacaaaaattgataatagcACTGATAAACCATTGAATTGTAGTAAttctgttgataaaataataaattctgaaataaatattaaaaaaattgataatgttaATTCAAATACATCATCAAGACGTGAAAGTTGTGATGAATTAATGATTTCTGTTGATGTTGATACTAGtagtaataaattatcaaatggtaATGTTGTATCAAATGataatgttgttattattgatgaagttgaacttgataatttatggAAACATGCTGTTGATGTTACTATGAATTCATCTGTTGATGTACTCTGCGATATTTATGTACAGCTTAGCCGATGTGTTGCTAAATATGAACAAACTTTCGACAGAAAAACACTGCCAAAG gatTTGCTCAAAGAACTACAGAGATTCGAGGAAGAGGATACTTCGATTCTATCAGAGATTCAATCTCCTGTCGCCTAA